From a region of the Tenggerimyces flavus genome:
- the dacB gene encoding D-alanyl-D-alanine carboxypeptidase/D-alanyl-D-alanine endopeptidase — translation MTAERLHQQTWARVALALIVVGALALAGYAAVVTDLVDVSWGAGKSAATPSATPSHQPTPTPKPTPSPTRTPAERVLDALETGALPTREGILAKVADPLSSQGVGPHVGVAIRDALTGKLLYGKGNDAGYVPASTTKIVTATAVLAALGPQHRFETKVVEGAKPGQIVLVGGGDPLLATKAAKGYPERATIEDLAAATAKELKKRKLTQVDVLVDANLFKQPISPQWEPQYVPGSVVSRITALWVNEGRTRPGARPRSKDPARAAGQAFAEALVANGIKAGASEGTAANGAEVIARVESAPLDEIVEHVLTTSDNEGAEVLARHVALSQDLPATFGGAIEGVQAVLGQLGVDATDLRIYDGSGLSRQNKLTPNAISSVLALAAHPDHPELRAVLTGLPVAGFSGTLDERFGGEASDPGEGVVRAKTGTLTGIASLAGVVTTKDGALLTFALMADRTTAGDPRLGLDRAAAALATCGCR, via the coding sequence GTGACGGCCGAAAGGCTGCACCAACAGACGTGGGCGCGCGTCGCGCTCGCGCTCATCGTCGTCGGTGCGCTCGCCCTCGCCGGGTACGCCGCCGTCGTCACCGATCTGGTCGACGTCTCCTGGGGCGCGGGCAAGAGCGCCGCGACCCCGTCCGCGACCCCGTCGCACCAACCCACGCCCACCCCGAAGCCCACGCCGTCCCCCACCCGCACCCCGGCGGAACGCGTCCTCGACGCCCTCGAAACCGGCGCCCTCCCCACCCGCGAGGGGATCTTGGCCAAGGTCGCCGACCCGCTGAGCAGCCAGGGCGTCGGCCCGCACGTCGGCGTCGCGATCCGCGACGCGCTGACCGGAAAGCTCCTCTACGGCAAGGGAAACGACGCCGGGTACGTGCCGGCGTCGACCACGAAGATCGTCACCGCGACCGCCGTCCTCGCCGCGCTCGGCCCACAGCACCGCTTCGAGACCAAGGTGGTCGAAGGTGCCAAACCCGGCCAGATCGTGCTGGTCGGCGGCGGCGACCCGTTGCTCGCGACCAAGGCCGCGAAGGGCTATCCCGAGCGCGCCACGATCGAGGACCTCGCGGCCGCTACCGCGAAGGAGCTCAAGAAGCGCAAGCTGACACAGGTGGACGTCCTCGTCGACGCCAACCTGTTCAAGCAGCCGATCAGCCCGCAGTGGGAGCCGCAGTACGTGCCGGGCAGCGTCGTCTCCCGCATCACCGCGCTCTGGGTGAACGAGGGCCGCACCCGCCCGGGCGCCAGGCCTCGCTCGAAGGACCCGGCGCGGGCGGCGGGTCAGGCGTTCGCCGAGGCGCTGGTGGCGAACGGCATCAAGGCCGGCGCCAGTGAGGGCACGGCCGCGAACGGCGCCGAGGTCATCGCGCGAGTCGAGTCCGCCCCGCTGGACGAGATCGTCGAGCACGTGCTGACGACCAGTGACAACGAAGGCGCCGAGGTGCTGGCCAGGCACGTCGCGCTGAGCCAGGACCTGCCGGCCACGTTCGGCGGCGCGATCGAGGGCGTCCAGGCGGTGCTCGGACAGCTCGGCGTCGACGCGACCGACCTGCGGATCTACGACGGCAGCGGGCTGTCCCGCCAGAACAAGCTGACCCCGAACGCGATCAGCTCCGTCCTCGCGCTCGCCGCCCACCCTGACCACCCCGAGCTGCGTGCCGTACTGACCGGGCTGCCGGTTGCGGGGTTCAGCGGGACGCTCGACGAACGGTTCGGCGGCGAGGCGTCCGACCCCGGCGAGGGCGTCGTACGGGCCAAGACCGGCACGCTCACCGGCATCGCCTCGCTCGCGGGCGTGGTCACGACGAAGGACGGCGCACTGCTCACGTTCGCGCTGATGGCCGACCGTACGACGGCCGGCGACCCGCGCCTGGGCCTCGACCGCGCGGCCGCTGCCCTCGCCACCTGCGGCTGCCGCTGA